From a region of the Paenibacillus lutimineralis genome:
- a CDS encoding alpha-glycosidase, with amino-acid sequence MLLEALYHVPRDKWAYAYDNSTIHLRIRTKRDDLEQVIAMTGDKYNWAGTYQEYPMEKAAHDRMFDYWEVDVRPRYKRLSYAFKLVAGTETIYMLDSGLQHDPPSPPGECFEYSYIHEIDVFKVPEWAKEAVFYQIMPERFANGNPDNDSKPVEKWGSPPKFDNFFGGDLQGVLDHLNHLVDLGINAIYFTPLFTSPSYHKYDTTDYRQVDPHFGDNALLKKVAVACHERGIRVVLDAVFNHCGEQFPPFQDVLKHGQNSKYAGWFHINEFPVKIKDGVPTYDTFGFFGNMPKFNTANPEVKEYLLGVAEYWIREIKLDGWRLDVANEIDHHFWRDFRNVVKRVNPEAYIIGEVWSDSLNWLLGDQFDSVMNYPFADKVLEFFCGGMDGYNFSNEMGSLVMRYPQQTNEVIFNMLCTHDTPRLLTRVGGDKRKLKLCVVFLFTYIGTPCIFYGDEIGLTGNTDPDCRKCMEWDPLKQDRELLDFYKMMIALRKKHVVLRQGRFRFLQAKSGNPCIIYERLDQSMHFTVWMNNTDKACVLSHPIQTSDWQDALTGERVAPDSGTMNISLDPYGFRILYRHIK; translated from the coding sequence ATGCTGCTGGAAGCTCTATATCATGTTCCACGAGACAAATGGGCCTATGCCTACGATAATTCAACGATTCATCTGCGGATTAGAACAAAGCGTGATGACCTCGAACAGGTCATTGCCATGACTGGGGATAAATATAATTGGGCCGGTACTTATCAGGAATATCCCATGGAGAAGGCAGCTCATGATCGCATGTTCGACTACTGGGAGGTCGACGTCCGCCCCCGCTACAAGCGCTTATCCTATGCCTTCAAGCTCGTTGCTGGTACTGAGACGATTTATATGCTCGATTCCGGATTACAGCATGATCCCCCCTCCCCTCCGGGAGAATGCTTCGAATACTCCTATATTCATGAGATTGACGTATTCAAAGTGCCGGAATGGGCCAAGGAAGCTGTGTTCTATCAGATTATGCCGGAACGGTTCGCTAACGGGAATCCAGATAATGATTCGAAGCCTGTAGAAAAGTGGGGAAGCCCCCCAAAATTCGATAATTTCTTTGGTGGGGATTTACAAGGGGTATTGGATCATCTAAATCATCTCGTCGATTTGGGAATCAATGCGATTTATTTCACGCCTTTATTCACTTCGCCATCCTATCATAAGTACGATACGACAGACTATCGGCAGGTGGATCCTCATTTCGGTGATAACGCTCTGCTTAAAAAGGTCGCCGTGGCCTGCCACGAACGTGGAATTCGCGTTGTACTCGATGCAGTCTTCAATCATTGTGGCGAGCAATTCCCTCCGTTCCAGGATGTATTGAAGCATGGGCAAAACTCCAAATATGCGGGCTGGTTCCATATCAATGAGTTCCCAGTGAAGATTAAGGACGGAGTTCCCACCTATGATACCTTCGGTTTCTTCGGGAATATGCCCAAATTTAATACGGCTAATCCCGAAGTGAAGGAGTATCTGCTAGGTGTAGCCGAATATTGGATCAGGGAGATTAAGCTTGATGGCTGGAGGCTCGATGTCGCCAATGAGATCGATCACCATTTCTGGCGTGATTTCCGTAATGTCGTGAAAAGGGTAAATCCGGAGGCTTATATTATCGGAGAAGTATGGAGCGATTCACTGAACTGGCTGCTGGGCGATCAATTCGATTCCGTCATGAACTATCCATTTGCCGACAAGGTACTTGAATTTTTCTGCGGTGGAATGGATGGCTATAACTTCTCAAATGAGATGGGTTCACTCGTTATGCGGTATCCCCAACAGACGAACGAAGTGATCTTCAATATGCTCTGTACACATGATACCCCGCGGCTTTTGACCCGGGTTGGCGGAGACAAAAGAAAGCTTAAGCTCTGCGTCGTCTTCTTGTTCACTTATATCGGCACACCTTGCATCTTCTATGGTGATGAGATCGGCTTAACAGGGAATACGGATCCTGATTGCCGTAAATGTATGGAGTGGGACCCTCTGAAGCAAGACCGTGAGTTGCTCGATTTCTATAAAATGATGATCGCCTTGCGCAAGAAACATGTCGTGCTTAGACAGGGGCGCTTTCGCTTTCTACAAGCCAAAAGCGGCAATCCCTGCATCATTTATGAGCGACTGGATCAGAGTATGCACTTCACAGTCTGGATG